One genomic segment of Desulfomicrobium sp. ZS1 includes these proteins:
- a CDS encoding site-specific DNA-methyltransferase has protein sequence MEKMKMHSPNLTQENITRIRELFPGCVTEALGKDGQLKLAVDFDQLRQELSESIVEGPQERFHLNWPGKREALLTANTPIAKTLRPCREESVDFDATKNLFIEGDNLEALKLLQETYLGKVKMIYIDPPYNTGKDFIYKDNFATSKKEFEIASGERTEEGGRLVSNPESRGRFHSDWLTMIYPRLSVAKRLLSDEGLIFISIDDAEQASLRKVCDQVFGEQNFVAQLVWEKGRKNDAKFFSVGHEYMLVYARNIIFLRGRGEIWREEKPGAREIWEEFLRLKGIHNENYSAIETDLSQWYSDLPKNHPAKKWARYKRVDQYGPWRDRDISWPGGDGPKYDVIHPVTKQPCKVPERGWIYASPEEMQRQIKLGLVEFREDHAEPPFRKAHIRPIPEESQEDMDEGNVEADEGNEDTEFATQVRGSYFYKQSQVAVKYLRNLMGAKVFSNPKDHEELARLIEYVTPRDHNAIIMDFFAGSASTAEAVLKANAAYGTNHRFIMVQLPESLEDALASTTGTAKKTVQTAIKMLNKAGRPLFLSEVSKERVRLAGVKALADGGHADWKKDIGFRVLKIDSSNMADVYYTPDAADQSKFQYYVDNIKPDRKPEDLLFQVLLDWGVDLSLPIRKETIQGKTVFFVNESPYDLVACFDTGVNEDLVKELAQFEPLRVVFRDAGFATDSAKINVEQIFKQMSPGTDVKSI, from the coding sequence ATGGAAAAGATGAAAATGCACTCCCCGAACCTGACCCAGGAGAACATAACCCGTATCCGTGAGCTGTTTCCAGGCTGCGTGACAGAAGCTCTGGGAAAAGACGGCCAGTTGAAGCTGGCAGTGGACTTTGACCAGCTGCGGCAGGAGTTATCCGAGTCCATCGTAGAGGGTCCACAGGAGCGTTTCCACCTCAACTGGCCTGGTAAGCGTGAGGCACTGCTCACTGCCAATACACCCATCGCCAAGACCTTGCGCCCCTGCCGGGAAGAGAGTGTAGATTTCGATGCTACAAAGAACCTGTTTATTGAGGGTGATAACCTGGAGGCATTGAAGCTGCTCCAGGAGACCTACCTCGGCAAGGTCAAGATGATCTACATCGACCCGCCATACAACACTGGTAAGGATTTTATTTACAAAGACAATTTCGCCACCTCGAAAAAGGAATTTGAAATTGCCAGCGGCGAACGAACTGAAGAGGGAGGAAGGCTTGTCAGCAATCCGGAAAGCCGAGGACGTTTCCATTCGGACTGGCTCACCATGATTTATCCACGCCTCTCTGTTGCAAAGCGCCTCCTGAGCGACGAGGGCCTCATCTTTATTAGCATTGATGACGCAGAACAGGCGTCATTAAGAAAGGTCTGTGACCAAGTTTTTGGGGAACAAAACTTTGTAGCGCAGCTCGTCTGGGAAAAAGGCCGAAAGAACGACGCAAAGTTCTTTTCAGTCGGGCATGAGTACATGCTTGTCTATGCGCGGAACATTATATTTCTCAGGGGGCGAGGTGAAATTTGGCGTGAGGAAAAACCGGGAGCCAGGGAGATTTGGGAGGAATTCTTGCGACTCAAGGGGATTCACAATGAAAACTACAGTGCTATTGAAACGGATTTAAGCCAATGGTACTCCGACCTGCCAAAGAACCACCCTGCAAAGAAATGGGCGAGATACAAGCGAGTTGATCAATATGGCCCTTGGCGTGACCGTGACATTTCTTGGCCAGGTGGAGACGGGCCAAAATACGACGTTATTCACCCTGTAACGAAACAACCTTGTAAAGTTCCTGAACGCGGATGGATTTACGCATCTCCTGAAGAAATGCAGCGCCAAATTAAACTTGGCTTGGTCGAATTCCGAGAGGACCATGCGGAGCCTCCCTTTCGCAAGGCTCACATTCGGCCGATTCCTGAAGAGAGCCAAGAAGATATGGATGAAGGCAATGTCGAAGCTGATGAAGGAAACGAGGATACCGAATTTGCTACCCAGGTCCGCGGATCATATTTCTACAAACAATCCCAGGTTGCGGTGAAGTACCTCCGGAATTTAATGGGGGCAAAAGTATTCAGCAACCCAAAAGACCACGAAGAGCTTGCTCGCTTGATCGAGTATGTAACGCCGCGTGACCACAATGCCATCATAATGGATTTCTTTGCCGGATCAGCTAGCACCGCCGAGGCAGTCTTAAAAGCAAATGCGGCATACGGAACAAATCACCGATTTATTATGGTGCAATTGCCAGAATCTCTCGAAGATGCTTTGGCTTCAACCACCGGCACTGCGAAGAAGACTGTTCAGACAGCCATAAAAATGCTTAACAAAGCAGGACGACCACTTTTTCTCTCGGAGGTTTCTAAAGAACGTGTCCGGCTAGCCGGAGTGAAAGCATTAGCGGATGGTGGTCACGCAGACTGGAAAAAAGATATCGGCTTCCGCGTCCTTAAAATCGACTCATCCAACATGGCAGATGTCTACTATACTCCTGACGCTGCAGATCAGAGCAAATTTCAATACTACGTGGACAACATCAAACCAGACCGTAAGCCTGAAGACCTGCTCTTCCAGGTATTGCTGGACTGGGGCGTGGATCTGTCACTACCCATCCGAAAAGAGACCATCCAGGGTAAGACCGTCTTCTTTGTCAATGAGTCTCCCTACGATCTTGTGGCCTGCTTCGATACCGGCGTGAATGAGGATCTGGTCAAAGAACTTGCCCAGTTTGAGCCGTTGCGGGTTGTGTTCCGTGACGCAGGCTTTGCCACTGACTCCGCCAAGATCAATGTGGAACAGATCTTCAAGCAGATGTCCCCTGGCACTGACGTGAAATCGATTTAG
- a CDS encoding type III restriction-modification system endonuclease, which translates to MKLKFKVQPYQTSAVESVVDCFAGQVNTASLAYRLDPGVNKKLLAQGSTLPGINFDVEQTGFKNANIQLTDAQLLTNIQTVQRRQNLPLSDNLVSSAGCKVNLDVEMETGTGKTYCYVKTFFEMNKRYGWTKFIVVVPSIAIREGVLKSLEITAEHFTESYGKKARFFAYNSRQLHHLESFSSDANINVMVINIQAFNATGKDNRRIYDELDDFQSRRPIDVISSNRPILILDEPQKMEGSKTLEALTKFKPLMILRYSATHRTTHNKIHRLDALDAYNQKLVKKIAVRGIAVKGLAGTTAYLYLESIEISKKTPVARIEMEVRQGSGIKRIVKRLEQGTDLFVESNELDQYRGFVIAQIDATKDTVDFTNGYVLSPGDATGDVTEMAIRRIQIRETIRAHLEKERVLFTLGVKVLSLFFIDEVVKYRDYSQADEQGEYARIFEEEYERLKAEYLSLLPLDGGIYHEYLKSISVGRTHNGYFSIDKKTKKLTDPTFKTRGEEAGLSDDVDAYDLILKDKESLLLFPSPLDSKEARRKKEVRFIFSHSALREGWDNPNVFTLCMLKHSDNTISRRQEVGRGLRISVNQHGDRADNPATVHDVNVLTVVASESYKDFVGNLQREISESLSERPRKADEAYFTGKVITTETGTVEITPVMAKQIYKYLLKNDYTDDADQVAEAYHEAKANGTLAALPPELAPHAEQIFSLIDSVFSESQLPVPENANKTKVNPINNVNFQKKEFQALWSRINQKAVYRVEFDSNELITNSIEALNEKLEVTPLQYTIHTGIQNDAITDDELKHGDSFHLTGTNIETHNASVHSMVTYDLLGKLAENTQLTRKTIATILVGINPGAFAQFKENPEQFIELASRLINEQKAATVVERLSYDAVEDSHDIGIFSANPTKYDFTHAGNKLEKHIYDYVVTDSKVERNFVTELDTSDDVVVYAKLPKGFFIPTPVGNYNPDWAISFKEGKVKHIYFVAETKGSLSTLDLRGIENNKIECARKFFEMLNKKHEEKHVKYDVVTSFGKLMSIVGKAQGLG; encoded by the coding sequence ATGAAACTGAAGTTTAAAGTCCAGCCCTATCAGACCAGCGCGGTTGAATCCGTGGTCGATTGCTTTGCAGGGCAGGTGAATACCGCAAGTCTTGCCTACCGACTTGATCCTGGTGTGAACAAAAAGCTGTTGGCACAGGGATCGACTTTGCCGGGGATTAATTTTGATGTTGAGCAAACCGGCTTCAAAAATGCAAATATCCAACTGACCGATGCCCAACTGCTGACCAATATCCAGACCGTTCAGCGTCGTCAGAACCTACCGTTGTCTGACAATCTGGTCTCAAGCGCCGGATGCAAGGTAAATCTTGATGTGGAGATGGAAACCGGGACCGGCAAGACATACTGCTACGTCAAAACCTTCTTCGAAATGAACAAGCGATACGGCTGGACCAAGTTCATCGTGGTGGTGCCCAGCATTGCCATCCGTGAAGGCGTGCTCAAATCACTGGAGATTACCGCCGAACATTTCACCGAAAGCTACGGCAAGAAGGCTCGCTTCTTTGCCTATAATTCCAGGCAACTGCACCATCTGGAGAGTTTCTCCTCCGATGCGAACATCAACGTCATGGTCATCAATATCCAGGCGTTTAACGCTACAGGCAAGGATAACCGCCGCATCTATGACGAACTGGACGACTTCCAATCGCGCAGGCCCATCGATGTGATTAGTAGTAACCGTCCCATCCTGATCCTGGATGAGCCACAAAAGATGGAAGGCTCGAAAACGCTGGAGGCATTGACCAAGTTCAAACCGCTGATGATTCTACGTTACTCGGCCACCCACCGGACCACACACAACAAGATCCACCGCCTCGACGCTCTGGACGCCTATAACCAGAAGCTGGTGAAGAAAATCGCAGTGCGTGGTATCGCCGTAAAGGGACTGGCTGGCACTACGGCATATCTCTATCTGGAATCCATTGAGATATCCAAAAAAACGCCAGTTGCCCGAATCGAGATGGAAGTGCGCCAAGGATCCGGCATTAAGCGGATTGTCAAGCGCTTGGAACAAGGCACGGACCTGTTCGTTGAGTCAAACGAGCTGGATCAATATCGAGGCTTTGTCATTGCCCAGATCGACGCCACCAAGGATACAGTGGACTTTACTAATGGCTATGTTCTGAGTCCTGGCGATGCAACCGGTGATGTAACGGAAATGGCTATCCGGCGGATTCAAATTCGGGAGACGATCAGGGCCCATCTTGAGAAAGAGCGGGTACTCTTTACCCTGGGTGTCAAGGTACTGTCCCTTTTCTTCATCGACGAGGTGGTCAAATACCGGGACTATAGTCAGGCCGATGAACAGGGAGAGTACGCCAGAATTTTTGAAGAAGAATACGAACGACTTAAAGCTGAATATCTGAGCCTTCTTCCCTTGGATGGCGGGATCTACCACGAATATTTGAAAAGCATTTCCGTTGGACGTACTCACAACGGTTACTTCTCCATCGACAAGAAAACCAAGAAGCTTACCGATCCGACTTTCAAGACCCGTGGGGAAGAGGCCGGACTTTCCGATGACGTGGATGCCTACGATTTGATCTTGAAGGACAAGGAATCGCTTCTGCTGTTTCCATCCCCGCTCGACAGTAAAGAGGCCCGAAGAAAAAAAGAAGTTCGTTTTATTTTCTCTCATTCCGCGTTGAGAGAAGGTTGGGACAACCCCAATGTTTTCACATTGTGCATGCTCAAACACAGCGACAACACGATTTCGCGTCGCCAGGAAGTGGGGCGTGGTTTGCGAATCAGTGTCAACCAACATGGGGATCGCGCGGACAACCCGGCTACGGTCCATGATGTGAACGTCCTGACCGTTGTTGCCAGCGAGAGTTACAAGGACTTTGTCGGAAATCTTCAGCGAGAGATCAGCGAATCCCTATCTGAACGTCCACGGAAGGCAGACGAAGCCTATTTCACCGGGAAGGTCATCACCACGGAAACCGGTACGGTGGAAATTACCCCGGTCATGGCCAAACAGATATACAAGTACCTGCTCAAAAACGACTATACCGATGACGCAGATCAGGTCGCCGAAGCCTACCACGAAGCAAAAGCCAACGGGACCCTGGCGGCACTTCCGCCCGAGCTTGCTCCTCATGCGGAGCAGATTTTTAGCCTGATCGACAGCGTCTTCAGCGAGTCCCAACTGCCCGTTCCTGAAAATGCCAACAAGACGAAAGTCAATCCCATCAATAACGTCAATTTCCAGAAGAAAGAATTTCAGGCTCTATGGAGTCGGATCAACCAGAAAGCGGTTTACCGCGTTGAATTCGATTCCAACGAGCTGATTACTAACAGCATCGAGGCTCTCAACGAAAAGCTTGAGGTCACCCCCCTTCAGTATACAATTCACACTGGTATCCAGAACGACGCAATCACCGATGATGAGTTGAAGCATGGAGACAGCTTTCACCTCACTGGAACCAATATTGAAACACATAATGCATCTGTACACTCCATGGTCACCTACGACCTGCTGGGCAAACTTGCCGAAAACACGCAGCTAACCAGAAAAACAATTGCCACTATATTGGTTGGAATCAATCCAGGAGCATTTGCCCAATTCAAAGAAAATCCAGAACAATTCATTGAGCTGGCATCACGGCTGATCAATGAACAAAAGGCCGCTACCGTTGTGGAACGACTCAGTTACGACGCCGTTGAAGACTCCCACGACATAGGCATTTTTTCCGCAAATCCGACCAAGTACGACTTCACCCATGCGGGTAACAAACTGGAAAAACACATCTACGACTACGTGGTTACGGATTCCAAAGTGGAACGAAATTTCGTAACGGAACTGGATACAAGTGATGATGTTGTCGTCTACGCAAAGCTCCCCAAAGGCTTCTTCATCCCAACCCCTGTAGGTAACTACAATCCAGACTGGGCCATTTCCTTCAAGGAAGGCAAGGTTAAGCACATTTACTTTGTAGCGGAAACAAAAGGCTCTCTCTCCACTTTAGATCTGCGTGGAATTGAAAATAACAAGATCGAATGTGCAAGAAAGTTTTTCGAAATGCTCAATAAAAAGCATGAAGAAAAACATGTAAAATACGACGTGGTGACGAGCTTTGGGAAACTGATGTCGATTGTTGGAAAAGCTCAAGGACTCGGATAA
- a CDS encoding 5'-nucleotidase yields the protein MPLDLSDTLVVGISATALFDLKESDALFQETSKSDPDNAIEIYRNYMMETEDIPLNHGTGFPLVNALLNLNQYQKENEPPLVEVVIMSKNSPDTGIRILKSIRHHKVAITRSAFTAGESVVDYLEAFDVDLFLTTSIKDAQRVIDSRFCAAAVVKNPPEGISNMPDNQVRLAFDGDAVIFDDSSEIVYKTMGLSEFHKQENDNHDIPLAEGPYATFLKKLSRLQDRLPMRVEYSPVRIALVTARNSPAELRVIKTLRHWGVYVDEAFFLGGVEKSKVLKAFKPHIFFDDQEIHLEAAAKSVPSGRVPYASESPLNTPSDE from the coding sequence ATGCCTTTAGATCTTTCAGACACTCTTGTTGTAGGAATATCAGCAACCGCTCTTTTTGATCTGAAAGAAAGCGACGCTCTTTTTCAAGAAACTTCAAAGTCAGATCCAGATAACGCAATCGAAATATATCGAAATTATATGATGGAAACAGAGGATATCCCTTTAAATCATGGAACGGGGTTCCCTCTTGTCAATGCATTACTGAATTTGAATCAATACCAGAAAGAAAATGAACCTCCGCTAGTCGAAGTAGTTATAATGTCAAAAAATAGTCCAGACACTGGAATTCGAATTTTAAAATCTATACGTCATCACAAGGTAGCAATCACGCGATCTGCATTTACTGCTGGGGAAAGTGTTGTAGATTATCTCGAAGCTTTTGACGTAGACCTGTTTCTCACAACATCAATAAAAGATGCCCAAAGAGTTATTGATAGCAGGTTCTGTGCAGCAGCTGTCGTCAAAAACCCACCAGAAGGCATATCCAATATGCCAGACAATCAAGTCCGCCTAGCTTTTGATGGAGATGCTGTTATTTTTGATGACAGTAGCGAGATCGTATACAAAACTATGGGATTAAGCGAATTTCATAAGCAAGAAAATGACAATCATGACATCCCTCTTGCTGAAGGACCGTATGCAACTTTCTTAAAAAAGCTATCTCGACTTCAAGACAGGCTGCCAATGCGTGTAGAATACTCACCAGTAAGAATTGCTCTAGTCACGGCAAGAAATTCACCTGCTGAATTACGAGTAATCAAAACACTTCGTCATTGGGGCGTGTATGTTGACGAAGCCTTTTTTCTTGGTGGTGTTGAAAAATCAAAGGTATTGAAAGCTTTTAAACCACATATTTTCTTTGATGACCAAGAAATTCACCTTGAAGCAGCCGCAAAATCTGTCCCATCAGGCCGCGTTCCCTATGCCAGTGAATCTCCATTAAACACGCCTTCAGATGAGTGA